A region of the Megalops cyprinoides isolate fMegCyp1 chromosome 21, fMegCyp1.pri, whole genome shotgun sequence genome:
TTATGTAGATCTGATATGCAGCGGTTGTCACTGGGAGGAACTTGAGATCCGTTAGCACGGTATCGAGAGCGCATTTGTTTGAGAAGAACCGTAAGAGCCCACCACAGGTGACGTCACCAGACGCAGCCAAGACACCAGTATGTTCCCTTGGGCATGGACCCAGGTGTTTAGCTTGGTGAGCTAATCCTAGCAATGTGTGTGGCATACGTACGGCAAGGACCGAACCAGCTCACGCAGCCAGCTCCAGAGGgaatttgtatttgttactCTTGATCCCCTTTGTGTTCTGAAAACTGATTAAGACTGCAGTCTCTTATTACCTTACATCTACCTCgaaacacacatctgttttttaCCAGACCTCTGCATCTCCTGCGTTCTGAATCTCTGTTATTGTACCCCTTTTACTTTGATCACAGATCTCATTTTCCCCAGGAGAAATGTCCATTGCCTTAAAGTagtatattgaatatatttctgttttaaccTGCaacatatattttgtgtgttttcagttttattgattattgatttattattgaTTTGATTGTGAGAACAGTAATAATGACTGTGAGAATGACACCTTTTCCCTCACCTCCTCAGCCCTGGCCACACAGGACAGCCCCCAGCTGCCGTGCATGAAGCTCAAAGTCACAGTTTGCtgtcagaccagtgagtgcagCACTCCTCTTTTCATCCCTTCACCCTTCCCCTTCCACCTCCTCCCACCCTGTACGGAGCTGGTGGGAGGACACCCACCCCTCCTgtcctccctccacccctctctctttccgAGCCAAGTCACGGCGCTCTGTGGGTGCAGTCAGTGCGCTCCTCTTCCCTTTATCTCTTCaacccccccgcctccctccccttccGATGTACACCTCCTGTCACAGAGCCAGGGAGCGGGCCCCTGTCCGGTCCTCCTGCCAGGACAGAACGCCCTGCGGGTCCTGTCCTACTCCTGTCCGTTCATCCACCTCCCACTTCACTTCCCTCCCTCCCATTTCCATAAATGGGGCTGTTTTGGGAATAATGACAATTCAAttccctcccctttttttcttcctccttctctcctgtccCTATCTGCACACGTGTGTGGCTCCCCCATACACCCCTCTCTCCAAAGTGACGCCTTGGAATGGTGTTACTCAAGCCATAACCAGTCATGTCTGGTATGATTGTAAGGGGGTTCTAATACTGTTCAATAGCGCTGCCACGCGGGAGAGCAATGAATTGTATTTTAAGCTTATTCATGTCTCGACAAGCCGTAATATTAAAAGTGAACGTTGGCTGAAGTTATGACAAGAACCAGCGTTAGCCTATGATAACTCCTTCACAACACAATCCAACTTACTTTGATTGGCAGTTCACGTCTGCTTCTGTTTCTGCAGGTAATAGGATATTGTTGTCTAAGTCAGTTATTTTATACTATACACCTCTGGGACAAAAGCTGTTACTGGCCATTCTGAGGATGACCAAGAGATATTAAAAGAGACTATTTTATACTGAAATGTATGGTGATTGGCAGAAGTGGCATTATTACTTGATGTAATAAaaaagttaatgtttttttttatcaacatatgaaatgtatgacttaaaaaacactgaaagctgTTAGGACTGTATTTACACCcatctgtattctgtattctctCCTTTTGTCCTGTTGCTCTCCGTCTCACCCTCTCCCAGTCCTGCAATCCCTTGTTTTCAAAGCAAGACTAATCCTAACTAAACTCCTTCCCCTCTACCACCCTCCGCTTCTTTCTCCTTCCACTGTTCTGTCGTTCCTGAAGTGGCACTAATCTTCCCCTCTCTATGTTTCATCTCTTCTTCccttcctcttttgtttttatcatctGTTGCTACCAGAGCAAAACTAATCTCCCCATATCTACTTCtatcctccctctctttctctctctcttgctccctctctcattgTTCAGAGGAAATGAAGGGTGATGTATGGATGATACAGGGGAAAGATGGATCTCAAACTTTTGGAAATAGAGGAATAGGTGAAAGATGGGAGAATGAGA
Encoded here:
- the LOC118768969 gene encoding uncharacterized protein LOC118768969 isoform X1, whose product is MMSWCNFSGTVRIWKIAVVFLQLVSTALGRRHVIYWNSTNTRLMQDDFSIEVKPNDYLDIYCPHYPPGAPTSTPPETLALYLVREEEFRGCVETEGAVKRWECNHPYAPFGPVRFSEKIQRFTPFSMGFEFLPGRHYFYSSLATQDSPQLPCMKLKVTVCCQTSECSTPLFIPSPFPFHLLPPCTELVGGHPPLLSSLHPSLFPSQVTALCGCSQCAPLPFISSTPPPPSPSDVHLLSQSQGAGPCPVLLPGQNALRVLSYSCPFIHLPLHFPPSHFHKWGCFGNNDNSIPSPFFLPPSLLSLSAHVCGSPIHPSLQSDALEWCYSSHNQSCLV
- the LOC118768969 gene encoding uncharacterized protein LOC118768969 isoform X2 translates to MQDDFSIEVKPNDYLDIYCPHYPPGAPTSTPPETLALYLVREEEFRGCVETEGAVKRWECNHPYAPFGPVRFSEKIQRFTPFSMGFEFLPGRHYFYSSLATQDSPQLPCMKLKVTVCCQTSECSTPLFIPSPFPFHLLPPCTELVGGHPPLLSSLHPSLFPSQVTALCGCSQCAPLPFISSTPPPPSPSDVHLLSQSQGAGPCPVLLPGQNALRVLSYSCPFIHLPLHFPPSHFHKWGCFGNNDNSIPSPFFLPPSLLSLSAHVCGSPIHPSLQSDALEWCYSSHNQSCLV